The following DNA comes from Glaciihabitans arcticus.
GGCGGCCTTGGGCGGGAGGACCGCGGTGGTCGCGGTCTCGGGTGCCACCGAAGGAGCTGCTGGCGGAACAACGGTCTCCGGCCCACCGGACGGCGTGGTCGAGGGCGGAACGACGCTCGAGGCTGGTTCCTCCGCGGGACGTCCCGGGCTGTACAGGCCGGTCGGCGCGGGCTTGGCGGGCTTTGTCGAGGCCACGCCGTTCTTGTCGAGGTAGTGCTGCGCGGCCTTGGTGGCGACGAGCAGGAAGCGTGCGAGCAGGAACGCGAGCCCCAGCCCGACGACGAGAAGGGCGAGCATCACAATGCCCCAGACGGCCGTTCCGATGAACTGGGCGATGTGTCCGCCGTAGTTTCCGAAGCCATTCATTGTTACTCCAATTCGTCGAGCGGGGCGTTCTCACTGTCCTTGATGACGGTGCCGACGGCGATCGCCACTGTGAGACCCCAGCTGATCCACATGAGGGCGAGTCGCCAGTCACGCGGGCCCTTGCGGGATGCCTGTACGGTGCTCAGGCCACCGAAGAGTGCGCTGAGAACCGTACCGCTGAAAATGAACCTGCGCATGTCGCCTCCACGATGTTGCTTGTTGTAACGGGCACGGCAACCGGGCCGGGCCAACTATTTAACGCTAGTGCGTGGCATCCATTCGCCCGAACTGTTCACAGGTCGCGTTCAGGCCGCAATCAGCCGTGCGAAGGTCTACTCTGACATGCGAAGAGAGGATGTCGTGCGCTCAGCAATTCTCGGAGGCATCCTCCTTGTGCTCGGTCTGGTTGCCGTTGCCGTCGGGATCCTGCCCCTCGCCGAGGCGGCCGCCGTGGCGGACCGCGTCTGGCCGATCCTGCTGTTCGTGGTCGCCATCACCGTGGTCACCGAGCTTGCCGCAGAAGCCGGGCTGTTCGGTCTGGTTGCCGAGCGCACCGCGAGCTGGGGACGCGGTCGGGGCTGGCTGCTCTGGCTGCTGGTGCTCGCGCTGTCCGTGCTCAGCACCGTGTTCCTCTCGCTCGACACTACGGCGGTGCTGCTCACACCGGTGGTCGTGCTGCTCGCACGTCACGTCGGACTGTCGCCCCTGCCCTTTGCGCTGACCAGTGTCTGGATGGCGAACACCGCGTCACTGCTGCTCCCCGTTTCCAATCTCACGAACCTGCTCGCCGAGCACGAACTGAACGGGCTGGGCCCGGCCGGATTCGCCGCGCTCATGGCCGTGCCTGCCGCGATCGCCGTGGTCGTTCCCGCACTCGCGCTCTTCCTCATCTACCGGCGTGACCTGCTGGTGCGCTACGAACTCGCGGAGAAGGAGGTGCGGGAGGACCGCGTGCTGCTCTGGGCGAGCGGAATCGTCGTGGTGCTCGTGATCCCGCTCCTCGTCTCGGGGCTGCCGGTCTGGCTGCCGGCCGTTGCCGCCGCGGTTGTACTCGGTGGCTTCTTCCTCGTGCGGCGCCCGAGCGTGCTGCGTTTCTCGCTGCTGCCGTGGCAGCTCCTGCTGCTCGCCGCGGGGCTCTTCCTCGTCGTCGAGGCCGGGCACGCGCTCGGCCTGGCCACGGTGCTCGCCGCCGTCTCGGGTGACGGCGAGGGGCCCGTCGAGCTGCTGCGGCTCGCGGGCACGGGTGCAGTGGGCGCGAACCTGGTCAACAATCTCCCCGCCTATCTCGCGCTCGAGCCGGTGGCCGGTTCGCCGCTGCGGATCGCCGCGCTGCTCATCGGGGTGAACGTCGGCCCGCTCATCACGCCGTGGGCGTCGCTCGCGACCCTGCTCTGGCACGAGCGCCTCAAAGCACTCGGGGTGGAGATCTCCTGGCGCAGATATGCGCTGCTCGGCCTCGTCGTGGCTCCGGTCACGGTGGCGGCGGCGACCGTAGGGCTAACGCTGGTGCATCCCTAATCACAAAATAGTCTGGGAAACTGACCGATCGGACAGGAGCTGACCGATCGGTCAGCTACCATCGACTTCTATGTCGATCACCACCCACGAAGAGCTGCGCCTCATCGCCCTCGCCGAGTTCGCCCGCGCCGGCTACGCGGGCACATCGCTGCAGCGCATCGCGGAGATCGCCGGAATGTCGAAGTCGAGTGTGCTGTACCACTTCGCGTCGAAGGAGGCCCTGCTCGAGGCCGCGGTGGGCCCCGCTATCGACCTCATGAGCGACATCCTCGACTCGATCTCCGACACCGAACTCACCGACTCCCGGCGCGCGGCCTTCGTGAGCGACTTCGTCGACTTCCTGCTGCGCCACCGGCTCGAGATCAGCACCTTCCTCAGCCAGGGGCCGTCCCTCGTCGACGTGCCGGTGATCGACCGCGCCAACGCCCTTGTCGAACGCCTCGCCGACTACTTCTTCCGCGCCGCACCGACCGTCGAGGCACGACTGCGTTTTGGCATCGCCCTCGGTGGATCCGCGTACATCCTCGGCTCGCAGCCGGGCACCGAACACAAGACCGAGATTCCGGACGACGAGATCAGAGCTGCTCTCATCACCATCCTCACCGAGCTGCTCGCACCCGTTCCCGTCCGTCCACCCACATCTCTGGAGTAATCCCGTGGCCACTCTCCTCTACCGTCTCGGTCGGTTCTCCTACCGCCGCGCCTGGACGATCATCGCCGTCTGGTTCGTGGTGCTCGTCGGCATACTCGGCGGGTCGATAGCCCTCGGCGGCTCGACCCAGGAGTCTTTCGCGATTCCCGGCACGGAGTCGCAGGACGCCCTCGACAAGCTGAGTGCCGTCTTCCCCGCCGTCGCCGGCACCGCCGTACAGGTCGTGACCGTGGCACCCGAGGGCGCGTCCGTCAACGACGACAAGTACAAGGACGCGATCGAGGACCAGGCCGACGCGATTGAGAAGCTCGACGGCGTCGAGGCCGTGGTCAGCCCGTTCAGCGAGTACGCCGGCAAGGCGATCTCCGACGACGAAAACATGAGCTTCATCCGCGTGCAGTTCGACGGTGCGGCAACCGACGTCACCGACGAGATGCTCACAGATCTGCAGGACACCCGCTCCATAACGGAGGACGCAGGCATGGAGGTCGCCTTCGGTGGCCAGGTCTTCCAGGACAATACCTTCGGCATCACGATCATCGAGGTCTTCGGCGTGGTGTTCGCGGGCGTTGTGCTGTTCATCACCTTCGGTTCGCTGGTGTCAGCCGGGATGCCACTGCTCTCCGCCCTCATCGGAGTCGGCATCGTCGTCGGCGGCATTACCACCGTCGCCGCCTTCACGAGCGTGTCCAGCACGGCACCACTCCTCGCGCTCATGATCGGCCTCGCGGTCGGCATCGACTACGCGCTGTTCATCCTCTCGAGGCATCGAACGCAACTCGCCCGCGGCGAGGATCCCGAGGAGTCCGCCGCCATGGCGGTCGGCACGGCCGGAAGCGCCGTCGTCTTCGCAGGCATCACCGTCATCATCGCGCTGCTCGGTCTGCTCGTGGTTGGCATCCCTTTCCTCAGCACGATGGGTGTCGGCGCGGCGTTCGCCGTGCTCGTCGCGATCTGCATCGCCACGACCCTGCTGCCCGCTCTGCTTGGACTCGCCAAGGGCCGGCTCGCGCCGAAGCCCGGTAGCCGGGCGTACAAGCGCGCGGTCGCGCATGATGGCGAGACCGGCACCACCACCATGGGCATGCGCTGGGTCAAGGGCGTGATGAAGGTTCCCGTGCTCGCCACGATCGGTGTCGTCGCCCTTCTCGGAGTGGTCGCGATCCCCGCGTTCAGCCTGCAGCTCAGCCTTCCCGACAACGGTTCGGAGCCCGCCGCGTCCACGCAGCGCGAGGCCTACGACCTCATCGCCGACGGCTTCGGTGCCGGGTTCAACGGCCCGCTCATCGTGTCTGTCGACATCACCCAGACCATCGATATCCTCGACGACCTCGAGGGCGTGCGCTCCGACCTCGAGGGACTCGACGGCGTCGCCTACGTCGGCCAGTGCCTCCCCGACGAGACGCTCGACACGGCCATCTGCCAGGTCGTCTCCGAGAACGCGCCGAACTCCGAGGAGACGAAGGCGCTCGTCCAGGAGATCCGCGACCTCGGCCCCACCATCGCGAACGAATACGACACCCCCATCACCGTCACCGGTGCGACGGCCATCGGCATCGACATCTCCAACCGCCTGAGTGACGCGCTCATCCCGTTCGGCACGATCGTCGTCGGGTTGTCGATCCTGCTGCTCATGATGGTTTTCCGCTCGGTGCTCGTGCCGATCAAGGCCGCGCTCGGCTTCCTGCTCTCGGTCGGCGCCTCCTTCGGTGTCGTCGTCGCGATCTTCCAGTGGGGCTGGTTCGCCGACCTGCTGCACATCGACGTGCCCGGCCCGATCCTCAGCTTCCTGCCCATCCTTCTCATGGCGGTACTCTTCGGTTTGGCGATGGACTACGAGCTGTTCCTGGTCTCCGGGATGCGCGAGGAGTTCGTCAAGACCGGCGACGCGCGCTACGCCGTCGCCCACGGATTCGCCAACGGCGCCCGAGTGGTCACCGCCGCCGCGCTCATCATGTTCTTCGTGTTCTTCGCCTTCGTGCCCGAGGGCTCCGGCGCGATCAAGCCGATCGCCCTGGGCCTCGCCGTCGGCATCGCCGTCGACGCGTTCCTTGTGCGCATGACCCTCGTGCCCGCGATCATGACCCTGCTCGGCAAAGCCGCCTGGTGGATGCCGCGCTGGCTCTCCAACCTGCTGCCCAACGTCGACGTCGAGGGCGAGCAGCTGCGCGAGCACCGCGACGCCGTCGAGTGGGCGCGCGGCCAGGACGGGGCCGTCATCAGCGCAGAGAACCTCGTCGTCGGGTCGCGTGCCAACCCGATCGGGCCGCTCACCTTCCGCGTGAGCCCTGGGTCCCTCGTGGTCGCGTCGGGCGAGCCCGGCGAGCGACGGCTTCTCGCCGCGACGCTCGGGGGACGCCTCGACCCGGTTGCCGGGTTGGCGCAGGTGGCGGGACATCCGCTGCCCTCAGAAGCCGCGAGCGTCGCAGGGCTCGTCGCCCTCGCCGACCTCGGGGGAACCGAACGCACCGAGGCCTCGGTCACCGTCGGCGAACTGCTGGCCGAGCGCATCGAACTCACGCAGCCCTGGTACAGCATGTTCCGAACCGGGCGCGGCAGTGAGCGCTGGCTCGAGCGCATCAACTCGGCGATCGAGCAGGTGACGGATGCCACGAACTCGCGCATCACGGCCCAGAGCACGCTCCTCGAACTCCCGCAGCTCGAGCGCGCGATCACGCTGGCGGCCCTCGCCCTGTGCGAGCGGACTCCGGTGGTCATGCTCGACCAGCTCGACGCCTTCGCGTCGACCGAGGACGAGCGGGCCTTCATCACGGCGATCGACCTGCTCGCCCCTGCCACGACGACCGTCGTGATCGGCACTCCGGTGCCGGCCCGCGCACTCGACGTGTCGATGGCCCGTCGCGAGGTTGCCGTGCTCGATCTCGACGAATCACACCAACTGGAGGCGTCTGCGCGACACCTCGCCCTCGAATCTGAAGTCCTCACGAAAGGCGACGCCCGATGAGCCAGCTCGCTCTCACCACCAACCCCCCGGCCCGCCGCAGGCAGTGGCTGCGCTGGGGCGCACTCGGCGCGGTGGTGCTCGTGCCGCTCGCCTTCGCCGGTCTGTTCGTCGGAGCGCTCTCCGGTTCTGACAACGCGCTCGAGAACATTCCGGCCGCGATCGTCAACGAGGACTCCCTTGTGACGACCACCGCGGCGGACGGCACCGAGCAGAACGTGTTCGCCGGTCGCCAGCTCGTCACCGAGCTCACCGCAAGCGACGCCGAGGGCTTCGACTGGAAGATCACCAACGCCGACGACGCCGAGGAGGCGCTCGCCAACGGCGAGGTGTACGCGATCCTCACCGTGCCGTCGAACTTCTCGAAATCGATCCTGTCGATCTCGGGCGACGACCCGGTAAAGGCGGACATCGCGATCCGCACCGACGACGCGCACTCCTACCTGGGTGGTGCGGTCGCCGAGCAGGTCGGCTCGACCATGGCGGCCACCTTCGGCAACGCCATCACCGCGCAGTACATCACGGGGCTGTACTCGGGCCTCGGCGACGTCGGCAAGGCGCTGCAAACGGCAGCGGACGGTGCGGGGGAGCTAGCGGACGGTGCCGAGGGTCTCACCGACGGCATCGGCTCCTACTCTGAAGGCGTCGACAAATACACCGGTGGCGTCGACTCGCTTGCTGGGGGACTGGGCACGTTGAACACGGGAGCCGCGGGGCTCGACAAGCTCACCGCCGGGGCGCGCCAGTACACGTCGGGGATCAGCCAGCTCTACGCGATCATTCAGCCCATAAACGCCAAGATCCAGGCCGGAACCCCCCTCACCCCGACCGAGGTCTATACCCTGAATCTCGCAACACAGGGGCTGCAGGGCGTTTCGGCGCAGGGCGCCAGCGGCAAGAAATTCGTCGCCGGCGTCGGCACTGCGGTTTACGGCATCCAGGGCGGCATCTCGAAGAGCGCGTCCGGTGCAGCGCAAATCTCCGGTGGATCGGCCGCCCTGCGCAGCGGTGCCACCCAGCTCGAGTCGGGTGCAGCCAAGCTCGCGGACGGAGCCGGCGAACTCTCGACCGGTCTTGCGGACGGCGCCGAGGCGGTTCCCGTGTTCGATGAAGACACGTCGAAGACTGCCGCAGAAGTCGCCTCTGATCCGGTGGCCGTGGACGTCACGACCGACAACGCCGTGACGGATGTGGGCCAGGGCATCGCGACGTTCTTCGTGCCTCTCGGACTCTGGATCGGCGCCCTCGCCGTATTCCTCGTGCTGCGCCCGACCACGAACCGTCTGCTCGCCTCCACGGCGAACAATGGCCGGCTCGTGCTCGCCTCGCTCGTGCGCGCCGGCATTGTGACTGTCGCGCAGGCCCTGCTGCTGGTCGTGCTGCTGCATGTAAGCCTGGGCGTGAGCTGGTCGCTGTTGCCCGCGACTCTCGGCTTCTCACTGCTCATGGCGCTCGCGTTCACGGCGTTCCACTACCTGCTCACGATCGGATTCGGCCGCGCGGGTCTCGTGATCTCGCTGTTCCTGCTCGCGATCCAGATCACCTCGACGGGAAGCTTCTACCCGATCGAGCTGCTCGCGAAACCGTTCCAGGTGATCAGCCCATTCCTTCCGCTCAGCTATGGCGTCTCGGGCATGCAGGGCATCATCTCGGGTGGAGACACGGGAAGCGTCATCCTCGCTGCGGTAGCACTGTTCGCATTCGGCGCGGGTTCGGTCGCTGTCGCACTGTTCGCGATGCGCCGCACGCGACGGGCCGTCTCGCTCGGGCTGGTTCCGGTCACGGCGTAACGCGCCGGACCTGAGCGGCAAACGGCGTTGACCGTGGGGCTGTTCGTCGCCCGGTGTGCAGACGCTCGCCCGGGTTGTGACCCGGGCGGGCGACAGTAACCCGGGCGAGCGGCGCGTCGGGCACCGCACACCGCACAGCGACGGCCGGCCCCGCCCACGGAGATCACCACGTGGACGGGGCCGGCCGCTGCTGGATGCAGCCGTTGGGTGTTACGGCTGCACTCGACGCCTTGCCCATACCCCGGCGCCAAGGCCGAGGAGGACGAGCAGTGCCGCACCTAGCAGCGGCAGCGTCGGGTCGAAGCCCGTGTGCGCGAGGCCTGTGGCAGCCGATGCTGCGCCGCCTCCACCACCGCCCACGGGGGTTCTGAGCACCGGGCACTCACGCACGCTCGCGGCGTGGGATGCGACGGTGACGATAGTGATCGGCTTCGCCTTGACCCAGGTGTTGCTGGGCACATCGAGCTCCCAGTCGGTCGTCGTCGTTACGGTGCGCACCTGCACCGTGGACGTCGAGCAGCTCACCGTCGACGTCGGCACGGAGACCGTGGTCGCGAGCGGCCGCACCGGAGGGGTCGGCGGTACCGGAGGCACGGGCGGCACCGGCGGGGTGGGTGGAGTCGGGGGAGTGGGTGGAGTCGGCGGGGTGGGTGGAGTCGGTGGGGTCGGCGGCGGCGTGACGCACGGCGCCTTCTTCGGATCCAGCGGACCGGCGAGCATTCCGGTGAGCACGAGGGTCGGGTTGCCGTCGGCGAACAGATGGTTCCTGGTGGCCGTCGCGGTCACCGAGTAGTTGGCCAGCCCGGTGGTCGCGGTCGGCGTGCCCCAGGTCGCGTTGGCGATGGCTCCGAGCACGAGGGTGCTCGGCGTGCCACAGGCCGAGGGCGTCGTGGTGACGGCTGCCGCTGCATCCCGAACCGCAGGAGGAGGCGGTGGCGGAGTACACGGGGTGCTCGTGCCGGTGAAGGTGCGGTCGAAGCCGTGATCGACCGCGTCGACCACGACCTCCCAGCGGTGGGCGGTTGCCTGGTTGGAGAACGTGAACTGGCGGTTGTAGGACTTGCCGAACCAGTCCTGTGCAATGACGGTGTTGTCGATGGTGACGCGCACGGAGTTGGGGGTCGGCTTATCGCGACTCGACTGGTAGCTTTCGAGTTTGACCGAGAGGGTCGAACAGGTGGAGCTGACGCTGGGGGTGTGTGCTGATGCTGTGATGGGGGAGGCGAGCAGGGTCATGCTGAAGGCGATAACGGCCGTTAGGGCAGCCGCTATCAGGGGACGGGTCTTCACTTGTGTGTGCTCCAGGGGATAGCGCCGTTTCAGGGCGCGAGCAATCACGCAGCCGGGGGACTACGCGGTGACCAGAGCCCGGGGGAGGCTCGTGATCGGGTGCGTGCCGGAACGGGGATTGTAGGTAGAGCGACGGCAAGCGAGATGAACATATCCCCTATTCGGGGGACGCGTCAATATGAAACTAAAACTCGCTCAACTGCTTGATCTGTGGAGGAGGGGTGGGTAGAACCCACCCCCCTCATGTTTTGCCGGTTAGACGGTAATGCGGCGGCGTGCTCGCACGATCAGCAGCGCGATTCCCGCTGCGAGAAGAGCGCCCGCGGCGATCAGTCCGGCCTGCAGGTCGACACCCGTGGTGACGAGTCCGCCGGTGACTCCGGTAGCCGTCGGAACGACGGGAGTGTCGACCGGTGTGACGGGCGGGTCGGTCGGCGTCGTGGGCGGGTCGACGGGTGTGGTGACCACGTTCGGGCACTGCACGGCGGTCGCGGGGGTCACGGCTGTCGTGACTGCGCTGACCGGTGCGGTGGGCACCCAGGCGTCACCCGCGGTGTTCAGTACGGTGCCGGTGGTGACCGTTGTGGTGGTGCGGGTCACGGTGTCCGTGTCGCAGTCGACGTCATCGACGAAGCTCGACGTCACGGTGTCGGCCGGCTTGATCGGTGTCGTCGGCGGGGGAGTGGTGACGCACTCGCTCTCGGGCAGTTTCTCG
Coding sequences within:
- a CDS encoding MMPL family transporter produces the protein MATLLYRLGRFSYRRAWTIIAVWFVVLVGILGGSIALGGSTQESFAIPGTESQDALDKLSAVFPAVAGTAVQVVTVAPEGASVNDDKYKDAIEDQADAIEKLDGVEAVVSPFSEYAGKAISDDENMSFIRVQFDGAATDVTDEMLTDLQDTRSITEDAGMEVAFGGQVFQDNTFGITIIEVFGVVFAGVVLFITFGSLVSAGMPLLSALIGVGIVVGGITTVAAFTSVSSTAPLLALMIGLAVGIDYALFILSRHRTQLARGEDPEESAAMAVGTAGSAVVFAGITVIIALLGLLVVGIPFLSTMGVGAAFAVLVAICIATTLLPALLGLAKGRLAPKPGSRAYKRAVAHDGETGTTTMGMRWVKGVMKVPVLATIGVVALLGVVAIPAFSLQLSLPDNGSEPAASTQREAYDLIADGFGAGFNGPLIVSVDITQTIDILDDLEGVRSDLEGLDGVAYVGQCLPDETLDTAICQVVSENAPNSEETKALVQEIRDLGPTIANEYDTPITVTGATAIGIDISNRLSDALIPFGTIVVGLSILLLMMVFRSVLVPIKAALGFLLSVGASFGVVVAIFQWGWFADLLHIDVPGPILSFLPILLMAVLFGLAMDYELFLVSGMREEFVKTGDARYAVAHGFANGARVVTAAALIMFFVFFAFVPEGSGAIKPIALGLAVGIAVDAFLVRMTLVPAIMTLLGKAAWWMPRWLSNLLPNVDVEGEQLREHRDAVEWARGQDGAVISAENLVVGSRANPIGPLTFRVSPGSLVVASGEPGERRLLAATLGGRLDPVAGLAQVAGHPLPSEAASVAGLVALADLGGTERTEASVTVGELLAERIELTQPWYSMFRTGRGSERWLERINSAIEQVTDATNSRITAQSTLLELPQLERAITLAALALCERTPVVMLDQLDAFASTEDERAFITAIDLLAPATTTVVIGTPVPARALDVSMARREVAVLDLDESHQLEASARHLALESEVLTKGDAR
- a CDS encoding YhgE/Pip family protein: MSQLALTTNPPARRRQWLRWGALGAVVLVPLAFAGLFVGALSGSDNALENIPAAIVNEDSLVTTTAADGTEQNVFAGRQLVTELTASDAEGFDWKITNADDAEEALANGEVYAILTVPSNFSKSILSISGDDPVKADIAIRTDDAHSYLGGAVAEQVGSTMAATFGNAITAQYITGLYSGLGDVGKALQTAADGAGELADGAEGLTDGIGSYSEGVDKYTGGVDSLAGGLGTLNTGAAGLDKLTAGARQYTSGISQLYAIIQPINAKIQAGTPLTPTEVYTLNLATQGLQGVSAQGASGKKFVAGVGTAVYGIQGGISKSASGAAQISGGSAALRSGATQLESGAAKLADGAGELSTGLADGAEAVPVFDEDTSKTAAEVASDPVAVDVTTDNAVTDVGQGIATFFVPLGLWIGALAVFLVLRPTTNRLLASTANNGRLVLASLVRAGIVTVAQALLLVVLLHVSLGVSWSLLPATLGFSLLMALAFTAFHYLLTIGFGRAGLVISLFLLAIQITSTGSFYPIELLAKPFQVISPFLPLSYGVSGMQGIISGGDTGSVILAAVALFAFGAGSVAVALFAMRRTRRAVSLGLVPVTA
- a CDS encoding SLC13 family permease encodes the protein MRSAILGGILLVLGLVAVAVGILPLAEAAAVADRVWPILLFVVAITVVTELAAEAGLFGLVAERTASWGRGRGWLLWLLVLALSVLSTVFLSLDTTAVLLTPVVVLLARHVGLSPLPFALTSVWMANTASLLLPVSNLTNLLAEHELNGLGPAGFAALMAVPAAIAVVVPALALFLIYRRDLLVRYELAEKEVREDRVLLWASGIVVVLVIPLLVSGLPVWLPAVAAAVVLGGFFLVRRPSVLRFSLLPWQLLLLAAGLFLVVEAGHALGLATVLAAVSGDGEGPVELLRLAGTGAVGANLVNNLPAYLALEPVAGSPLRIAALLIGVNVGPLITPWASLATLLWHERLKALGVEISWRRYALLGLVVAPVTVAAATVGLTLVHP
- a CDS encoding TetR/AcrR family transcriptional regulator codes for the protein MSITTHEELRLIALAEFARAGYAGTSLQRIAEIAGMSKSSVLYHFASKEALLEAAVGPAIDLMSDILDSISDTELTDSRRAAFVSDFVDFLLRHRLEISTFLSQGPSLVDVPVIDRANALVERLADYFFRAAPTVEARLRFGIALGGSAYILGSQPGTEHKTEIPDDEIRAALITILTELLAPVPVRPPTSLE